From the genome of Mesorhizobium japonicum MAFF 303099, one region includes:
- a CDS encoding LysE family translocator, producing the protein MGYAENLWLFFILLFGIIAVPGMDMLFVLANALTGGRDRGLAATGGIMVGGMVHTLNGAIGVGLLMHFVPILFKPLLIVGAAYMAFIGITLMRSSITVGRDGPVGSRSAWKAFRQGLVTCLINPKAYLFVLAVYPQFLKPAYGPIWVQATVMGLMTVITQAAIYGGLAISAGRSRKLLIANPRATILAGRAAGLLLFAVSVFTAWEGLRAA; encoded by the coding sequence GCTGAAAATCTCTGGCTTTTCTTTATCCTGCTGTTCGGCATCATCGCCGTTCCAGGCATGGATATGCTGTTCGTGCTGGCCAATGCGCTGACCGGCGGGCGCGACAGGGGCCTGGCCGCGACCGGCGGCATCATGGTCGGCGGCATGGTGCACACGCTGAACGGTGCCATCGGCGTCGGCCTTCTCATGCATTTCGTGCCGATCCTGTTCAAGCCGCTGCTGATCGTCGGCGCCGCCTACATGGCCTTCATCGGCATCACGCTGATGCGCAGCTCCATCACCGTCGGTCGCGATGGGCCTGTCGGCAGCCGCTCGGCATGGAAGGCGTTTCGCCAGGGGCTGGTGACCTGCCTGATCAATCCGAAGGCCTATCTGTTCGTGCTTGCCGTCTATCCGCAGTTCCTGAAGCCGGCCTACGGCCCGATCTGGGTGCAGGCGACTGTCATGGGCCTGATGACGGTCATCACCCAGGCCGCGATCTATGGCGGGCTCGCGATATCAGCCGGCCGCAGCCGCAAGCTTCTGATCGCCAATCCGCGGGCGACCATTCTTGCCGGCCGGGCGGCCGGGCTGCTGCTTTTTGCCGTCTCGGTGTTCACCGCCTGGGAAGGGCTGAGGGCGGCGTAA
- a CDS encoding 3-deoxy-7-phosphoheptulonate synthase, translating into MLTTTDDLRVKEIRELSTPDQVMREIPRTLTATRTVSASRNAIHAILNGTDDRLLVVVGPCSIHDPVAAVDYASRLAALRETLSDRLEIVMRVYFEKPRTTVGWKGLINDPDLDGSFNIDKGLRMARNVLSAVNNLGLPAATEFLDMTTPQYIADLVAWGAIGARTTESQIHRELASGLSCPVGFKNGTDGNLRIAGEAVKSAAQPHHFMAVTKGGRSGIATTTGNEDCHVILRGGVQPNYDAASVEAASVELARIGVAPRLMIDVSHANSAKKPENQPKVAADVAGQVAAGDERIIGLMIESNLVAGRQDVVPGKPLVYGQSITDGCIDWATTETVLHGLAGAVEWRRSARRAMLESRQGAA; encoded by the coding sequence GTGTTGACCACCACAGACGACCTCCGGGTCAAGGAAATCCGAGAACTGAGCACGCCGGACCAGGTGATGCGGGAAATCCCGCGCACGCTGACGGCGACGCGCACCGTGAGCGCCTCACGCAATGCGATCCACGCTATTCTGAACGGCACCGACGACCGGCTGCTTGTCGTCGTCGGTCCCTGTTCGATCCACGATCCGGTCGCGGCCGTTGACTATGCCAGCCGTCTGGCGGCGCTGCGCGAGACCCTGTCCGACCGGCTTGAGATCGTGATGCGGGTGTATTTCGAGAAGCCGCGCACCACGGTCGGCTGGAAGGGCCTGATCAACGATCCCGACCTTGACGGCAGCTTCAACATCGACAAGGGGCTCAGGATGGCACGCAACGTGCTTTCCGCCGTCAACAATCTCGGCCTGCCGGCGGCCACCGAATTCCTCGACATGACCACGCCGCAATACATTGCCGACCTCGTCGCCTGGGGTGCCATCGGCGCGCGCACCACCGAAAGCCAAATCCACCGTGAGCTGGCCTCGGGCCTGTCCTGCCCGGTCGGTTTCAAGAACGGCACCGACGGCAATCTCAGGATCGCCGGCGAGGCGGTGAAATCGGCCGCCCAGCCGCATCATTTCATGGCGGTGACCAAGGGCGGACGCAGCGGCATCGCCACCACCACCGGCAATGAGGACTGCCATGTCATCCTGCGCGGCGGCGTTCAGCCCAACTACGACGCGGCGAGCGTCGAGGCGGCCTCGGTCGAACTCGCCCGCATCGGTGTCGCGCCGCGGCTGATGATCGATGTCAGCCACGCCAACTCCGCCAAGAAGCCTGAGAACCAGCCGAAGGTGGCGGCCGATGTGGCCGGCCAGGTGGCGGCGGGCGACGAGCGCATCATCGGCCTGATGATCGAGAGCAATCTCGTCGCCGGCCGGCAGGACGTGGTGCCCGGCAAGCCGCTCGTCTATGGCCAGAGCATCACCGATGGCTGCATCGACTGGGCGACCACCGAGACCGTGCTGCATGGCCTTGCCGGTGCCGTCGAGTGGCGCCGGTCGGCACGCCGCGCCATGCTGGAAAGCCGGCAGGGTGCTGCCTGA